GTAAGGTGGCTTTAGCACTAAAAGGATTGATTAAGCGAGCTAATGTATGAATAGGTGAGCGTAGACCCATTACATTTCTTAAAGAAATCAGTTCACTTAAAACTGGTGAAATCACATCTAGTGGTAAGTATGCGAAATTTTGCTCTGCTAATTGTGTTCGTACTTCTTGTTCAGAATGACAAATTTGATAACCCAGATATTCTAAAACCTGTTCGGTATAAACACGGTTAAGCGTGTGACCTGATGCACCATGCATAACAATCTTATGGCCATGCTGGGCAAGCGTAAGAGCAGCTAATAAAAACCAAGGATAATGTTTTCGTTTACCCGCATAAGATGACCAGTCTAAATCAACTTCCAATGGCTGAAAATTGAGTTGATCTCTAGTGGCTTGAACAAATCCCGCGAGTTCATCAATAGATTCTTCTTTAACACGAAGTAGCATTAAAAAAGCACCTAACTGTACATCAAGTACTTCACCTTTTAAAATCATGGTAAATGCTTGATAAGCTTCTTCATAGCTTAAAGAGCGTGAACCGCTTTTACCCTTACCTAAAATACGGACATATTGAGCGAATGGGTGTTCAGCATCTTTATAGATATTACGTTTAGTATTCATCGTAGTTCAAAACAATAAAAATGATGGGATGTAGGCAGCTCAAAATGAAATGTCCACAAGTATTTAATCAATATGACATAAAAAACTGTCGAAAAAATATCAAAAGTGTTTCTTATACTAAAGTCTTAAGGTTGCATGAGTGTTTTTTGTGCGTATTAGCTAAAAATTTAACCGAATCATTATTTAATTCGAGTACACTTTCTCGTGCTTTTTTGAGCACTCATATCATAATTTTCTGTGATTCTCCTATATCTTCAGCTTTTTATTAAAAAAGTAAGAGGTTATTTCTAACTACTCAAAGTGGTTAGAAACTTCAGGTATTCTCCTGTTTTAGAAAACAGCTTTTTTTGTTTTCATTGAGGTAGTAGGAAGGTTTTTTGTTTACAAAGAACCGTTTCCCTTTTGCGGTGTTCATGTGAAAGGTTAGGGCTGTGTATTCGTAAAGAATAGACGTTTCATTTTGGTATTTCCAACGGACTTGGAAATATAGATTGAAGTAAAGTTATGGCTAAAAAACCGATTTATAAATCACTTTATTTTCAGGTGATTATTGCGATTATTGCGGGTGTTTTGGTAGGGCATTTTTCCCCAAGCTCAACGCAAATTGTCAATGGTGTTGAACAGCATATCCCAGGTTTAGGTGAGAAACTCAAGCCATTAGGTGATGCCTTTATTCGTTTGATCAAGATGATCATCGCTCCAGTTATTTTCTGTACCGTGGTCAGCGGTATTGCTGGCATGGAAAGTATGAAGTCAGTCGGAAAAACTGGCGGCGTCGCGTTGTTATATTTTGAAGTTGTTTCAACAATTGCACTTCTGATTGGCCTTGTTGTAATTAACATTGCTAAACCGGGTGTAGGGATGAATATTGACCCTACAACTCTAGACACCTCGGGCATTCAAAAATACGTCAGTTCGGGTGAGTCACAATCTACCATTGATTTCTTAATGCACATCATTCCAGATACGGTTGTTGGCGCATTTGCAAATGGTGAAATCTTACAAGTCCTTCTTTTTGCAATTCTCTTTGGTTTTGCTTTACATAAGTTAGGTGATGCAGGACGTCCAGTTTTAAAATTTATTGATCAAGTTGCACATGTGTTCTTTAACATTGTGAACATGATTATGAAACTGGCTCCGATTGGTGCATTCGGTGCAATGGCATTCACCATTGGTAAATATGGCGTTGGTTCACTTGTACAATTAGGGCAATTAATTCTCTGCTTCTATGTTACGTGTCTACTCTTTATCTTCTTGATTTTGGGTACAATCAGCCGTATGAGTGGATTCAGTATCCTCAAAATGATCCGTCTGATTCGTGAAGAGTTATTAATTGTACTTGGTACATCTTCTTCTGAATCTGTTTTGCCTCGCATGTTGCGTAAACTTGAAATTGCAGGTTGTGAAAAGTCTGTAGTTGGTTTGGTTATTCCAACAGGTTATTCATTTAACCTTGATGGAACGTCAATTTATTTGACTATGGCAGCAATCTTTATTGCTCAGGCAACGAATACTCAGCTTGATATTCAACATCAGATCACTTTGTTATTAGTACTTTTAATTTCATCTAAGGGTGCGGCGGGTGTAACTGGATCTGGCTTTATTGTTATGGCGGCAACTTTGTCTGCTGTAGGACATATTCCAGTTGCAGGTTTGGCATTGATTTTAGGTATCGACCGTTTCATGTCAGAAGCACGTGCTTTAACTAACCTTGTTGGTAACTCTTTGGCAACAATTGTTGTTGCGAAATGGGTCGGTGCTTTAGATAAAGATAAGCTTAATGATGCTTTAAATAATCCAGATGAAGTCGACAGAAAAATGATGGAACCAAAAAGTCCTCAAGTCGCTGAAGGTCTAGATTAATTCAAAGAAACCTATATAAAAAAGGAAGCTAAAGCTTCCTTTTTTATTGGCTGACTGAAAAGTACAGTTTTAATGAGCAGCTATGCCATGACAGTTGCTAAAAAAATGATTAGCATGCACAGCAATGAGATTCGATAAAACAATAAAGCTGAAGGAAAATATTATGTTGGCATACGATGCAGATTTAGAATTATTCCGTGATAATTTTAAACGTTTTATGAGTGAGCATATTGCGCCTCACTACGATCAATGGGAACGCGAAGGAATCATGCCTCGTTCAGTTTGGAATCAACTGGGTGAAAATGGCTATTTATGTGTGGATGTTCCAGAAGAATACGGTGGTTATGGGGTTCCGACATATTATTCGTTAATGTTGGTTGAAGAGTCTGCACGTGCTGGTTTTTGTGCATTATCAACAGCTATTTCTTGCCACTCTGAAATTGCTGCACCATATATTTTACACATCGGGACAGAAGAGCAAAAACAATACTGGTTACCGAAAATGGTAACTGGCGAAGTTGTTGGTGCAATTGGTATGACTGAACCAGGAGCAGGTTCGGATTTACAATCAATGCGTACCAGCGCCATTTTGCAAGACGATCACTATTTATTAAATGGTTCAAAAACCTTTATTTCAAATGGGCAACATGCTGATCTTGTTGTGCTCGCAGTAAAAACTGACCCTCAAGCACG
This region of Acinetobacter sp. XS-4 genomic DNA includes:
- a CDS encoding glycosyl transferase family protein gives rise to the protein MNTKRNIYKDAEHPFAQYVRILGKGKSGSRSLSYEEAYQAFTMILKGEVLDVQLGAFLMLLRVKEESIDELAGFVQATRDQLNFQPLEVDLDWSSYAGKRKHYPWFLLAALTLAQHGHKIVMHGASGHTLNRVYTEQVLEYLGYQICHSEQEVRTQLAEQNFAYLPLDVISPVLSELISLRNVMGLRSPIHTLARLINPFSAKATLQAIFHPAYRTSHQHSALRLGYQNSAVIKGEGGEFERNPDAKTLICGIKNGELYEHELPKLTPERSPIEEELDLATFKAVWLGQQHHEYGEMAVTETIGIALYTMGVVASFEEAMQKAKVLWETRNSSNLNS
- a CDS encoding dicarboxylate/amino acid:cation symporter, which codes for MAKKPIYKSLYFQVIIAIIAGVLVGHFSPSSTQIVNGVEQHIPGLGEKLKPLGDAFIRLIKMIIAPVIFCTVVSGIAGMESMKSVGKTGGVALLYFEVVSTIALLIGLVVINIAKPGVGMNIDPTTLDTSGIQKYVSSGESQSTIDFLMHIIPDTVVGAFANGEILQVLLFAILFGFALHKLGDAGRPVLKFIDQVAHVFFNIVNMIMKLAPIGAFGAMAFTIGKYGVGSLVQLGQLILCFYVTCLLFIFLILGTISRMSGFSILKMIRLIREELLIVLGTSSSESVLPRMLRKLEIAGCEKSVVGLVIPTGYSFNLDGTSIYLTMAAIFIAQATNTQLDIQHQITLLLVLLISSKGAAGVTGSGFIVMAATLSAVGHIPVAGLALILGIDRFMSEARALTNLVGNSLATIVVAKWVGALDKDKLNDALNNPDEVDRKMMEPKSPQVAEGLD